One window from the genome of Crassostrea angulata isolate pt1a10 chromosome 2, ASM2561291v2, whole genome shotgun sequence encodes:
- the LOC128170373 gene encoding uncharacterized protein LOC128170373 — MGDDATDIKNLEPSIDPRFKETQEEGDGKPSMLRKLLSPPTSTITAPTPRVTSEKGGLTSLTSPIKGEVGTSTQTTSTNKNPMKRKFCQSTLDTATPLKRGFVETMTGPMETQNKENGFVETFRKKRPQKYAALEKRCRRSNNKQERPLLGEELSALQQLIDCMVKDLAQSAILVNYITDFIKKNCKRRVEFKTL; from the exons ATGGGGGATGATGCCACGGACATCAAAAATTTGGAGCCAAGCATCGATCCAAGGTTCAAGGAGACGCAAGAAGAAGGGGATGGGAAACCGAGTATGTTGAGGAAATTGCTAAg tCCACCAACCTCAACGATAACAGCCCCCACCCCCAGAGTAACTTCAGAAAAAGGGGGGTTGACTTCCCTGACAAGCCCCATCAAAGGAGAGGTGGGCACGTCAACACAAACAACCTCAACCAACAAAAATCCGATGAAAAGAAAGTTTTGCCAATCCACACTAGACACGGCAACTCCACTTAAAAGAGGATTTGTTGAAACTATGACTGGACCAATGGAAACACAGAATAAAGAGAATGGTTTTGTGGAAACATTTAG AAAGAAGAGACCTCAAAAGTACGCTGCGTTGGAGAAAAGGTGCAGGAGGTCAAATAATAAGCAAGAAAGACCCTTGCTGGGAGAAGAACTCTCCGCTCTTCAACAACTCATAGATTGTATGGTCAAAGACCTGGCCCAGTCAGCAATCTTAGTAAATTatattacagattttattaaaaaaaactgtaaaagAAGAGTGGAATTTAAAACTCTGTGA
- the LOC128170374 gene encoding uncharacterized protein LOC128170374, whose amino-acid sequence MERRFSKKKGMGKKRKPSMLRKLLRENNNSYYPVTPQSTREVCPPTSTITAPRVTSVRGELSSLTTPIKGEVHIFRWCSTYVQIYKLFHAVIKNSIGGTKLRLQTDRQTDRRTG is encoded by the exons ATGGAACGCAGATTCTCCAAGAAGAAGGGGATGGGGAAAAAAAGGAAACCGAGTATGTTGAGGAAATTGCTAAg gGAAAATAACAACTCTTATTACCCGGTAACACCTCAAAGTACAAGGGAGGTTTGTCCACCAACCTCAACGATAACTGCCCCCAGAGTAACTTCAGTTAGAGGGGAGCTGAGTTCCCTGACAACCCCCATTAAAGGAGAG gtgcacatcttcagatggtgttcaacatatgtacaaatttacaaactgttccatgcagtaataaaaaattctataggggggacaaagttgcgtctacagacagacagacagaccgacagacggacagggtga